TTGAACGCCGCCTTGAATCCGCACAGTTTGACTGGTTGGTTGTCCCTGGCATTGCGCCGGAAAAAGTCCAGGAAATCGCAACGTGGATAAAGGGTATGCGCACCAATAAGGACCGCATGGTGAAGGCAGTTCTTCCGCATTGCGCTGCTGACCATGAAAGCGTTGTCAACTTCACAAACGACGTCATTAAGACGAAGGACGGCAAGAATTACAGCACAGCAGATTATTGCGCACGCATTGCTGGCATTATTTGCGGCACCCCTGCAACCATTTCCTGCACTTATGCTCCGCTGCCGGAAGTTATTGAGTGCGACCAGTTCACCAAGGAGGAAATGGACAATAAAGTTGACCAGGGCGAGCTGTTCTTCTACGGCGACGGCCGCAAAGTCAAGATTGCACGCGGTATCAATTCGTTCGTAACGACCGTGCAGGGAAAAGGCGAGGATTATCGCAAGATTAAGCTCGTTGACCTCCTGGATATGATCCACGACGATATCGTAAAAACTGGCCACGATAGCTATGTTGGTAAGTACGCAAACAGCCTCGACAACCGCATGCTGCTTGTAACCGCAATCAATGGCTATTTTCACCAGCTTGAAACTGAAGGCCTGCTGGAACGTAACCAGAACAATGCCAACATTGACATTGAGGCCGTTCGTAACTGGCGCGAATCCAACGGCCTGAACACTCGTGCAGAGCTTATGGCTATGAAAGATCAGGACATTGCAGCACTCAACATTCACGACAACGTCTTTATCAAAGCAGAGCTTTCGCCATTGGACGCTATCGAAAATATTACGGTCAACTGCAATATTCAGTAATTTGGCTGCGACATTGTCTTAGGCAATGTTTTCAAAAGCTAGTGAATATCTACCTAGTAGCTATCAGACCTATTAAGTTAATAGCCTATTAGGTAGATACAATACCTAGCATATACAGCATTAACTCTCTACTATATATAGGAGTGAACAACAATATGGAAAATATGGAATCCAAAAGAGTCTTCTACGGCACTTATGGCCAAATGTGGCTCGACGGCGAGCTGCTTGGTGAAGTTGAAGAGCTGAAAGCTACCGTAAAACTCGACAAGATTGAAGTAAAAATGTCCCGCCACTTGGGCAAATGTTATAAGTCTGTTGGCTGGACTGGCTCTGGCTCATTCAAACTGCATAAGGTATCCAGCTTCATGATTGAAAAGCTTGCCCCTCATATGAAGGAAGGTAAGCAGGTTCTCGTTACTATCGTCAGCAAAATGTCCGATCCTGACGCCATTGGGACGGAGCGTGTAGTTCTTCGTAACTGCCAAATTGATAGTGTCGACCTCATTAACTGGAAACTGGGTGCACTGTCCGAGGAAAGCTATAACTTCACCTTTGAAGACTACGACATTCTCGAAAGCGCAGACGCTTAACTGAAAAACGGAAAAGGGCCGGGCTCTTCCGGCCTCCTAATTACTTCTTTTTGACTATTTCTGAAAGGACTTGAAAACATTATGTCTACAATGATTGACAAATTGCTCGCAGCAGACGCAAAGAAAATTACCGAACTCCAGACTCGCAAATACGAGGTAAAACGCCTGACAGAGGCGCTGGGAGAAAAGTTTGAGCTGACGCTTCGGGCTATTCCCGCACAGCGCTATGCAGAAATCCAGAGTGACGCCGTGGATATGAAAGGCGGCAAAATCGGCAACGTTGACCTGTACAAAATGCAGATTGAAACCTTGGCTGCTGGCATTATTGATCCAGATATCAAGAATAAAGAACTGCTCAAACACTTCGGCGCAGTAACCCCGCATGACCTGATTGCTACACTGCTTAATCCGGCTGAGATTACCGAAGCAGCAGGCGTGGTTAGCGAGCTCTGCGGTTTCAAGGCCCAGAAAGACGTTGACGAAGAAGTAAAAAACTGATTGAAGGAGACGGGACGACGCAGCTGGAATACTACGCATTCCGTCTCCATAACATTATGCCTGGTGAGTTCTACCGCATGGGTATGGGGGAGCGGCAGGTTACGCTTGCCTTTATGAAATACGAGCTACAACAACGCCAGGAAGAATATGAAAAACAACAACGGGAGGCGCAGCAATAATTGGCAACAGTAATCGACGCTGTACTGCGTCTGCGTGACCAAATGTCTGCACAGCTTGAGCATGTACGAAACGAGCTGCAGCAGACCGAACGAGTAACACAACGAATGAGCCGTTCTGTTCGCAGTGTTGGCTCTTCATTGAAGAGTATGGGCGAAACCCTTGCTCCGATTGGCGCCGCAGCTGTAGCCGCAGGCACTGGTGCAGCCATGGCATTCAGCCAGTTTGAGGACGGCGCCGCAAAAGTACAGGCCAAGTTAGACCAGACCGATTGGGGCAAAATGCCTGAACTGAAAAAGCAGGCATTGGAACTTTCAAAAGAATACCGACAAAGCGCAACGGAAATCGAAAAGATCCAGGAAGGGTTGGCTTCAGCCGGCCTTAGCGCGAATGATACATTGACAGCCACCGAAGGTGTACTACAAGGCGTTGACGCCAGTGGAGCTCAGGCAGAAGTTGTTGTTTCGCTCGCAACCAACACCTTAATGGCTTTTGGTTTGCAAGCCAAGGACCTTGGCGGCGTTATGGATCAGTTAGTCGTGACCGCCAATGCGACGGACACGTCCATGGACCTTATGGCAGAAACTTTGAAATACTGCTCGTCAGCTGCGCATATGGCGGGTGTTGATCTTTCAGAAGTCAACACGGCGGCAGGTTTATTGGCAAATGTTGGTCAGACGGGGAGTCAGGCAGGCACAGGCATTAAAGATATGCTGACACGCTTGCAGCTGCCAGCACACATTGAAGAGCTGAAACAGCTGGGTGTCAATGTAATCGACAATAACGGCAAATTCGTTGGTTTGCGCAACACAATAGCGCAGTTAGCTCCAGTATTCAACAAAATGACTGACTCTGAAAAAGCGGCGGCGGCCCATAGTATATTCGGGGACGTGGCTAGTCCGGCTGCCATTGCGCTGTTACAACAGGGTGTAGATAAATTCGACCAGTTGCATAATCAGATAAAGAATTCGTCAGGAGCTGCCGAAAAAGCTGCTGAAGTCCTGAATAACACTTTGGCAGCAAAGCTCGACAAGCTGAAGAATAACGCGTTTGCTGCAGGCGTTGCCCTTGGTGAACAGCTGGCGCCATATATTGAGCAGGCAGCTGCTTTCCTTGGCAATCTCGCAAAATCTCTCAGCGCACTGACTCCAGAGCAAACAAAACTGATTATTGTCATTGCAGGCATTATAACGGCTATCAGCGGACTGCTGGTGGTTGGTGGTTCAGCCATTATCTTCTTCAGCTCTTTTGTTTCCAGTGTCACTGCACTGGCAGCAGCTGTTGCGGCAGCTGGCGGACCTTTAGCGTTCATTACAACAGGCCTTGCCGCGTTCAAAGGTGCCATTATAGGCGTAGGCAGGGCGCTCATGACATTATTCATGAATCCTGTTGCGGCAGCCATTGCGGCAGTCATGCTCTTCGCTTTTGCTGCATATGAGGTATATACCCATTGGGACGGAATAAAGGAATATTTCAGTGGCCTTTGGGAAGGCATAAAAGCCGGCGTCATGAATAATGTTGAATACATTAGCAACTGCTGGGAATCCATAAAAAGCAGCGTTGCGAACAACATTGCTTATCTTGGCAACTGCTGGAACAGTGTAAAACAGGGTGCGTTCGACGCATGGAACGGAATCAAAGCCGCAGCAATTCAGGCTATTACGGCTATTGTTGGTGAAGACCGGCTGAAAAAACTGATTACCAACTGGAACGCTCTTAAAAAGGCGGTTACGGAATTAGTTACTGAAATCCGGAACGAAGTAAGCCAAAAGTTCAATGCGCTTGTTGGCGCTATAGCAGAGCCTGTCAGCAAGGCAGCTAAAGAAGTATCGGAACGCTTCAACAGTATAAAAAAGGCTGTATCCGATTGGGCTGGCGGCGTATATAAAGCGGTATCGGAGGCTTTTTCGAAAGCAAAAGGATCTGCCAATAACGAGTTGGCGTATATAGGCAAGGTCGTTACAAAGGTATTCCAGAGTATAGTTTCCTTCCTGAAGAGCACCGGTTCAGCGGTTTTGAATGCCATAACGACACCATACAAAGTGGCATTCACTATCCTCAAAGGTTTATTCTCCGCATGGCTTGGAACGGTCGTCGCAGTATTCACGACTATTGTTAGAACGGGCGTGGATATCCTCAGCGACCTTCTTGCTTTCCTGACTAACGTCTTTACTGGTAACTGGGCTGCAGCCTGGGAAGCTGTTAGCAATATCTTCAGCGACGTCTTCCACGGCATTGAAGAAGTTTGCACTGACGTCATGAATGGTATCAAGGCTGCTATAAATGCCGTTATCGACGGTATCAACAGTATCTCGGTGGATATCCCTGACTGGGTTCCTCAGTTCGGCGGGCAGCATTTTTCCGTCAATGTCCCACACCTCTATACAGGTACGGAAAACTGGCCCGGCGGCGTGGCCATGATACATGATAAAGGTGCTGAAATCGTCGACCTTCCGCAGGGAACGCGGGTAATTCCGCACGACCAGTCTATGCAGATTATGTATCAAAACGGTATGGCAGACGCTTTAAATAAAGCAGTTAAGCCGCTCCGTAACATTGGCAGCCATATTGTCAATGTGGTTACGACGAAAAATACAATGTCGAAGATACTGCAGGATAATCATTCAGAGCCGGTGATTACAAATAACTCTGCAGATAACCGTCAATTTATATCAAATACAACTGCTATGACTCAACAGCTGCCGCAGCAAGAATCCAACAATGTCAACATTACCATTCCGAAACTGGCAGACTCCATTGTCGTCAGGGAAGAATCAGACATTGACCGTATCGCAAACGAGCTGGTATTCAAACTGAAGAGTCACGCAATCAATTCCATGGGAGGAGCGCTCGTATGAGCCTCCTCTTTTTAACTATAGGAGGTTTTCTCTATGAGTCTATTCGGTAATGTGCTTGGAGGCCTGGCAAAGAAAGCCGCCAGCAAAGCACTTTCTGATTTTCTGGGCGCAGGTTCGGACGCACTGATAACACTTGGCTGTAATGGTTCAACGCTAGTCTTGCCAGTTGATCCTGAAGTGTTTATGTGCCGGGTTGCGCAGAAAAACAGCATTATCAACATAAATAACAGCGGCGAATATAACATGATTGGCAAAACAGGACTGAAAGAAATCAGTATCAGTTCCTTTTTCCCTGCTCAGGATTATCAGTTCAACAATCCTGGCGCCTCCACAGATCCTTATTCATATGTCAACCAGATTGAGGGGTGGCGCACAAGCGGGAATATCTGCCAGATAAATGTATCAGGCACCCCTATCCAGTTTAACTGCCTGATTGAGTCTTTTGGCTATGGTGAAAGAGACGGATCGGGCGACGTGTATTACTCCCTGCAACTGAAGGAGTACCGTGAAATAGAACCGTCGAAAGGCACCGACGCTTTGACCGGTCTTAAGAAGAAGCCAAAGATATCCTTCCTGCAGAGGGCCGGCGCAAACTTTGCAAAAGCCGTAATCCAAGGCAAAAGCCCCATGAAAGCACTGACTGGCGCAATAAGCGCAGGAGGACTTACGGGAAAGCAGGCCGGATACCTAAAAGCATTTGAGGCTGTTACGAAAAAAGGCGGCGTAAAAGCGGGCGACATTATCGACTGTGCTTCCGGCTACATAAAAGTCAACGGTAAATCCATTGGAAAGGGGTAAGTATAATTGTTTAAACTCATGAATAAAACGACAGGAATTGATCTTTCCCCTTATGTTATCAGCTATGACTGGAGCGGCAGTTTAGAACAGGCTGGCAGGAAGCTGTCGTTTTCCATAGCGTATACCACAACAGATAAGCAATGGCAGAACGTTAAAATTGACCTGGGTGACAAAGTGGAATTCAGTTATAGTCCAGACAATGCGCCAGGAACAGAATTCAAGCTGTTTGCCGGCAGAGTATTCATGCAGGACCGTAAGAGCCGTTCTACCTCCATGGAATTCGTAGCCTATGACAATCTGATTTATCTCAGCAAAAGCCATATGACCTGCAAGTTTGACCACCCTGTCCGGGACATTATAACCAGTGTCTGCAATAACCTGGGCGTTACTCCTGGGGACTTATCCTGCAAAGACCTCGACCAGAAATACAAGGAAATTGAGGACAATAAGGCCGGGAGTGAGATTATAGCCGACGCGTTGAAATCCGTTACAGCTACAACCCATAAAAGATATCATGTCTTCATGCATGTCGACCAAAAGACCGGCGAACAAAAACTGGACGTCGTTGCAGCTGGCAACGTAATAGAAGACTTTGTTCTTAACGACGCCCATAATGTCACGAGTGCCAGCCATTCCGCCAGCATTGAGGATATGTGCAATCAGGTCCTGATAGTCGACAAGGACGGCAATGATACCCATGCCAGCGTAAAAAATGAAGCCGATATAAAGAAGTATGGACTGCTTCAGCAGGTGTACAAGGTAGACGACAAGGTTGCTACACAGCAGGGTGCCGCAGCATTGCTTAAAAAGGTGTCGGAGCATAGTTCATTGGAAGCTGTTGGCAATATACAGTGCATTTCCGGCTATTCCGTCACTGTACAGGAGGAACAGATTAAGGGAACTTTCCTGATAACGTCCGACAGCCACAAAATCCAGAACAATGTTCACACTATGAGTCTGACGCTTGACTATCTGGAGCCTACCAACGCAGCTGCTACCGCTACAGTAGACGGGAATATGAATACAACTAACAATACTGGAATGAACAACATTCAGGCTGGTATTGAGGCTGGATACCAAGCCTGGGCAGGCAAAACCATGGACAATGGTACGGCAGGCTGCGCCGAAGCGGTTGGCAAGGTTGGCAGCTGGTATTCGCCGTTTTTGAAAAAAGAGTGCCAGAACGGAGTATGTTATGTTCCAACTATGGTCAAAGACGCTGGCGCAAACTGTATCCCGTTTGACTGCTCAAAGGTTGAAGCCGGGGACGTTATTGTATACGGTGACGACGACCATGTTGTTATTGCAGCTGGTCCTGACGGAAGTTATGTCGGCAATTCCAGCAGCCAGAACTGTGTAGTTAAAGGCGGATCGTTCTATGAAATGGGTGGCCTTTACCCGACTAAGATAATTAAAACCAGCCATATGTAAGCATTGGGCGTTACGACAGGCGCCGACGTATTATATATATTGAGACTACGAGTTATGAAAGGAGGACGTCAATGCACGAAAATCCATACGACACAATACTTGGACTTATGACGAATGCGGCACAATGCAATCAGTCTCCAGGTATTGAAATTGGCACAATTCTTGCTTCTCCTCCGAATATAAAAGTGTCCTATAAGGGCATAATTCTTGAATCCGAAGAGCTATATATTTCAGAATATCTGCTGACCGATTATATGAGAACAGCAAAAGGGCATATAGTAAGCGCCACGCAAAACCGTGGAGGCGGCGGTGGTTATGCAGAATATGAAAGCCATAACCATGACATTGACAACGACTACACTGATACGGTCATTACGACGGACACATTGAAGCCTGGCGACAAAGTAAGCATTATGCCATTTCGTCCGGAAGGCGGCTCTCAACAGTATATTATTCTCGACAAAATAGTTCGGCCGGACAGGAGGAAGTTTTAATGAGCAATCCATTTGTTGCAGGAATACAACCCGCAAAAATAGATAGTACGCAAGATAACCTGCCACTGCTGCAGGAATTCGCCTGGGATATGGAGCATGACACATTTTGTTATGACAGCCGTGGCCGCCATTATATTGTCACAGAAAATGAGGCGCTGAAAATCTGGATATATAAGTGCCTTAAAACAGAAAGATACCGTTATGAAGCTTACCGCCACGGCATTTATGACGCAGACGGTGACTACGGTATTGAACTAGAAGAATATATCGGCACACACCCGAATAACGAGAAAACTGCTGCTGAAATCTGCCAGATTATCCGCGAATCCTTAGCTATTAATCCATATATTGTAAAGATAAATTCTATAGACATTACAGAACGCAAGGGTGACAAACTTGCTCTGCTTATCAATCTTACGTCAATTTATGGCGAGCTTATTCAGGAGGTGAAAATATAACATGAGTTTTAAAATGCAGGAAAAAGACCAAATTCAGAAACGTATGGTCAAAGAACTGGAAAAGGTCAACGATAAGGCTACTATGGAAGGTGCTTTTGGCCGCGACGTTATAAACGCTTCTTCTGTTGAGTTTACCAACGCTTATGCTGAAATGAGCCTTATGTTGCAGGCTGCATTTGCTGACACTTCCTGGGGCAACTACCTGACCATGATAGCCGCTCAGTTTGGGGTAATCCGTAAGCTACCGACGCAGGCAGTTGGTGCGGTTACAATCCAAGGGCAGGCAAATAGTTATGTCCCTGTCCGCACCATTTTCGACACAAAAGACGGCAGTGTTCAATATGAAACGCGCCAGGCTGTAACACTTGACGCAAAAGGGACTGCTACAGTTGCGGTTGACTGCCGCGTTCCTGGCGAAATTGGAAACGTTGCGGCTGGAGCTATCTGTCATATTCCTTTCAGTATTCCTGGTATCCAATCAGTCAAAAACGAAAACGCTACCCATGACGGATATGCGGGTGAAAATGACGAACAGCTGTTAAAACGTTATCTGGAGTTTGTTCGGAAGCCGAGCACCAGCGGAAACGCTAATCATTATAGGCGCTGGGCTTTAGAGACTGCTGGCGTAGGTGACGTAAAAGTCGTCCCGCTCGCTTATGGGCCTGGCAGCGTAAAGGTCATTATTGTAGATCCGCAAAAGAATGCAGCCAGCGCAGACTTGCTGAAAAAATGCAAGGAACATATTGAACAGGAGCGTCCGGTCGGCGCTTCAGTCACTGTTACAACTCCTTCCTATTTTGTTATCAATGTATCGGTTACGGTTGATCCGGCCAATGCCAATGACGACTATAAAACGGCTATAAAGAACGCTATCAATAAGTATTTTGTCGAGCAGAGTTTTCAGAGCGACCATGTAAGTATTGCGCAGGTTGGCGCCGCCATGCTGAACACTGGTATGGTGCTTGACTATTCCGGGCTTACGCTGAACGGAAAAGCGGAAAACATTACACTGACAGTCGACCAGCTGCCGAGACTGGGAACATTGGAGGTTAAGGCCAGAACATGAGTAAGGAGCAAGAAATAGAAGAAACAAAACTCCGCAAAGTACACAATCTCGGCGCCGAATTTATTCGCCAGGGAAGGGTGGATATCAGCGAATATCTTCCCAGTTTCCTGCAGAAAGACGAAGAATTCAAAGCAACATGTGACGCAGAAAGCTTTGAACATGAAAAGGTACTAGCCGGCATAAAAGACGTTTTCAATCAGCTGTTTGTTGAGACGGCAACTTGGGGACTAACTATGTACGAACGAATCCTCGATCTTCACCCAGCTCCGGACGCAACATATGAGTACCGGCGCGCGCAAATTCTTATCCATATGCAGGCAGCAAAAGTCAGTACCGTTGAGGTTATGAACGCCATTGTAAATACATATGGCAGCGGATACATTGTCGAGCAATCTGAACGGTATTATTTTGAGGTTTTCTGCTCCTGCAACGATAAAGCGGCACTCAAAGCAATGAAAGAAGACATTTTAACGTATAAGCCCGCTCATTTGGGAATTTCCATTTATTTAGGCTATTCCTGGGACGGGCAGATAACATTCGACGGTACATACTCATTCGATACAACGCAAAAAGACTGGAGTGACGAAGTTTAATGAGTACAACGGTAAACAAAAAATGGGAATCCACATTCCCGACCACTATTGGAAATCAGACGCGGCCGGATAAAGGCGTTGACGACACTCTGTCTTTTGAGACTGGCGCATTTCCGCAGTTTATGAGCACAGATCCGGTTCGCTATGACAAGCAGAATGCGGCCATGAGTCAAGCAATGAGTAACGACGCCCGACTCAACGAGAAAATAAATAATTCCAATGCCGAACTGGATAAGCATAAAAAAGATCCTGCCGCTCATACTGCTGGAATCGGCGGTAATGCGGCCACGGCAACAAAGCTAAAAGAAAAAAAAGCACTGCGGTTGTCTGGAAAGGCCAAAGGCGAGGCAGAATTTGACGGTTCTGCGGACGCCAACATAAGCGTAACCGACGTAACTGCTGACCGCTGCACCGGCAACTCCGCCACGGCTACGCAAACGACCGCTACCGCCGCGAACGGAGGAGCAGCCGACCTTGTTAAAGGCAGTATGGCTGGTGGTGACAGCTTCCGCATTCGCGTTGGCGGAAAGGACGACAATAGCTGGGCTGAAATTGCCACAGGAGACAATGGCAACGAGACCATTACTGTAGCACAATACAGCGGCGCATTTGCTACGAAAGTCAAAGAAGCTACACTGTTGGACGGAGCCGGAAACACCGCATTTCCTGGCAGGGTGAGCGCTTCAAATGGTTTCAAAGGCCACCTTTATGACAAGGCAGATACGGCAGGACGCGCGGACGTTGCAACAACAGCAGACAGACCAACCGGTTTTACTGGATCAGACGCTGGCGAATGGGGCAACACTGTAGGCACTCATGTAGCTGGCTGGAGCACTAAAAACGGTGGTTCTATTGACTTCCGCGAAAACGGCAGCCAGGTCAACATGAAGGTTGACGGCGTTATGTACCAGCGCGAAGGAGCGCGTTTGGTTATCGACGACAGCACTGTCAACAATTATGCTCCGACGAAAACTGGCGGCGGTGCTTCCGGAACTTGGGGAATAAGCGTAACAGGAAATGCCGCAACAGCAACGAATGCCGGACATTTGAGTGACTTCAATGGCGGACATGTTGTAAATGTTGCGGATAAGGCAGCAGACGCGTGGGCCAGCCTTGGCAGTTCAAATTCAGGTTGGTGGCTTAAGAGCATACATACCAATGCAAACACTCCAGCTTGGCTTTCTAATAACTATTCAGCCGGCATTGCGTTTGGCGGATCAGATACAAAAGGCGTAATCAGTACAGCTTACAACGGCCCAAGAGTTAAATTTGCAGGCGGCAATGGCACCAAACCGGTTTGGTGGTACGGTCTCAATGGTACAAGCGGTAAGACATACGACCTGAACAATATGCCGTCTTCCTGGAATAATGTTGCGGGCAAACCGGCCACTTTTGCGCCTTCGCCACATAACCATGACAGTTCATATCCTTCTACGACTGGAGCTAGAGCCAGCGGCACTTGGGGCATTAATATAACAGGCAACGCCGGTTATTCTGCTCACAGTGGCAAGGTAGACAATGACAACGCACAAATGCGGTTCCATTGGGACGGTTCAAAAGGCAACCAGCCAACCTGGGTATGGGGAAGTAACGACTCAAGTAATGCGTATGTCTTTAACCCAAAAAATTTCAGCGTGAACTACTCAAACAGCGCGGGAAATTCTGACAAACTGGACGGTTATCATGAAAATAGCTTCCTGCGCTACCGTGACGCTCAGGGCAATGGTGTTGGAACATTATGGAGCCAAATAGGTATTCGTCAGTACAGTAACGGACGACCAGACGGTTTGGGCGAAGGATATAACTACGGCGCGGTCGTTTCACTGCCCGGCAAGGACTCCCGCCTTGATCTTTGGTACAATAGCCAGAGCAGCAGCAACGGTGACGGACTTTACTACCGCAGCGGGTGGGGATCAGGTAAGAAGGGCTGGCGGCGTATTCTCGACAGTGGCAACTTCAACAACTGGGCGCCGACCAAGACTGGCGGTGGAGCCAGCGGAACTTGGAAAATCAATGTCACTGGTTCAGCTGGCAGCGTAGCGTGGAACAACG
The sequence above is drawn from the Selenomonas ruminantium subsp. lactilytica TAM6421 genome and encodes:
- a CDS encoding gp53-like domain-containing protein, with translation MSTTVNKKWESTFPTTIGNQTRPDKGVDDTLSFETGAFPQFMSTDPVRYDKQNAAMSQAMSNDARLNEKINNSNAELDKHKKDPAAHTAGIGGNAATATKLKEKKALRLSGKAKGEAEFDGSADANISVTDVTADRCTGNSATATQTTATAANGGAADLVKGSMAGGDSFRIRVGGKDDNSWAEIATGDNGNETITVAQYSGAFATKVKEATLLDGAGNTAFPGRVSASNGFKGHLYDKADTAGRADVATTADRPTGFTGSDAGEWGNTVGTHVAGWSTKNGGSIDFRENGSQVNMKVDGVMYQREGARLVIDDSTVNNYAPTKTGGGASGTWGISVTGNAATATNAGHLSDFNGGHVVNVADKAADAWASLGSSNSGWWLKSIHTNANTPAWLSNNYSAGIAFGGSDTKGVISTAYNGPRVKFAGGNGTKPVWWYGLNGTSGKTYDLNNMPSSWNNVAGKPATFAPSPHNHDSSYPSTTGARASGTWGINITGNAGYSAHSGKVDNDNAQMRFHWDGSKGNQPTWVWGSNDSSNAYVFNPKNFSVNYSNSAGNSDKLDGYHENSFLRYRDAQGNGVGTLWSQIGIRQYSNGRPDGLGEGYNYGAVVSLPGKDSRLDLWYNSQSSSNGDGLYYRSGWGSGKKGWRRILDSGNFNNWAPTKTGGGASGTWKINVTGSAGSVAWNNVTGKPGWTTDSTKAAKTGWTRLPGNLIMQWGVVSGKGTLTITYPIEFTTFAVPVMNGTADGTWDNDDQNPAIIKQSLTGFTANSSLSNQATINWIAIGK